Proteins from a single region of Thermodesulfovibrionia bacterium:
- a CDS encoding DUF4160 domain-containing protein, with the protein MPTVKDISGSYRFFFYAGDKDEPQHIHVERDDKIAKFWLDPVRLQSSGGFSRIEISKIHKLINEKHSKLLEAWNEYFGS; encoded by the coding sequence ATGCCGACAGTTAAAGATATTTCTGGATCTTATCGGTTTTTCTTTTATGCAGGTGATAAGGACGAACCTCAGCATATTCATGTTGAGCGTGATGACAAAATTGCCAAATTCTGGCTTGACCCTGTCAGGCTGCAAAGTAGTGGAGGATTTAGTAGAATAGAAATCAGTAAAATCCACAAACTTATTAATGAGAAGCATTCAAAATTATTGGAGGCGTGGAATGAATACTTCGGTAGTTGA
- a CDS encoding HEPN family nuclease — protein MDKVKDFSTRTKANLKLIREEADKVKEGGEGKEAYEVTQLINSMLGLFVFPQQEFYNKIPKTPIKELEQAGWQIPKVDGNYPQAKDLKELARYLRNGISHFNLDFTSSGGHVNGLIIWNKDNGRIGKITWKATLTIKELEDIVSKFTDLLIK, from the coding sequence ATGGATAAAGTAAAAGATTTCTCCACTCGTACTAAAGCAAATTTAAAATTAATTAGGGAAGAAGCAGATAAAGTAAAGGAAGGAGGGGAAGGAAAGGAAGCATATGAAGTTACCCAGTTAATTAACTCAATGCTTGGCCTTTTTGTTTTTCCGCAGCAGGAATTTTACAACAAAATACCCAAAACGCCTATAAAAGAACTGGAACAAGCAGGATGGCAAATACCAAAAGTTGATGGCAATTATCCTCAAGCAAAAGACCTTAAAGAGCTTGCAAGATATTTGAGAAACGGAATATCACATTTTAACCTGGACTTCACTTCATCCGGTGGTCACGTTAATGGCTTAATTATATGGAACAAAGATAATGGGAGAATTGGGAAAATAACGTGGAAAGCGACTTTAACTATTAAAGAACTTGAGGATATTGTTAGCAAATTTACTGACTTATTAATTAAATAA
- a CDS encoding tetratricopeptide repeat protein — MISCLFTRRSVIIIFLLLVALIPANAFSDSNKEAENKFWLGKIQGTLGKYQEAVDAFKEALRINPDYAEAYYYLGAAYSHLNRYQEAADACKQAIRIKPDYAIAHLGLGISYSALGDKGSALEEYKILKDLDKEMADKLFNVIYK; from the coding sequence ATGATATCCTGTTTATTTACAAGGCGTTCAGTCATTATTATTTTTTTGCTGTTAGTTGCTCTCATCCCTGCCAATGCTTTTAGTGATTCTAATAAGGAAGCTGAAAATAAGTTCTGGCTTGGCAAGATTCAGGGGACCTTGGGCAAATACCAGGAAGCGGTTGATGCCTTTAAAGAAGCCCTTAGAATCAATCCCGATTATGCAGAGGCGTATTATTATCTTGGTGCAGCATATTCTCACTTAAACAGATATCAGGAAGCGGCTGATGCCTGCAAACAAGCTATCAGAATCAAGCCTGATTATGCAATTGCACATTTAGGTCTTGGTATTAGTTATTCAGCATTAGGTGATAAAGGTTCTGCACTTGAAGAATATAAGATCCTCAAAGACCTTGATAAAGAAATGGCGGATAAATTGTTCAATGTGATTTATAAATAA
- a CDS encoding DUF433 domain-containing protein, which yields MQTDLIVSDPNIMMGKPVIKGTRITVEIILDKLAAGETVEQIVEAHPRLTREGILAAMAFAAEVLKGDVVYPAVEAVAC from the coding sequence ATGCAGACTGATTTAATTGTGTCAGATCCCAATATAATGATGGGAAAACCTGTTATTAAAGGGACAAGGATAACTGTCGAAATCATTTTAGATAAACTGGCGGCAGGGGAAACAGTGGAACAGATAGTCGAAGCTCATCCACGTTTAACTCGAGAAGGAATTCTGGCTGCTATGGCATTTGCCGCTGAAGTTTTGAAAGGGGATGTAGTTTATCCTGCTGTTGAGGCAGTGGCGTGTTGA
- a CDS encoding type II toxin-antitoxin system HicB family antitoxin: MNNEYTAVVKQEGDWWIGWIEEITGVNCQERTREELKESLRLTLKEALEFNTPLPQQQDKLHPLSKLQRQMP; encoded by the coding sequence ATGAACAATGAATATACGGCTGTAGTAAAACAGGAAGGTGATTGGTGGATTGGATGGATAGAGGAAATTACAGGGGTGAACTGTCAGGAACGTACTCGTGAAGAGTTAAAAGAAAGCCTTCGCCTGACTCTCAAAGAGGCTCTTGAATTCAACACGCCACTGCCTCAACAGCAGGATAAACTACATCCCCTTTCAAAACTTCAGCGGCAAATGCCATAG
- a CDS encoding adenylate kinase, protein MRLVLLGAPGAGKGTQAKKLIEKYRIPQISTGDILRKSVADGTPLGKEAKSYMDKGELVPDSVVIGLVKDRLAQDDCKKGYILDGFPRNTSQAQELDKVLANMAPLDLALSVDVDRDDLLRRLTGRRTCRDCQQMYNIYFSTPMKGKCDKCGGDLYQRDDDKEETIKNRLEIYDAQTAPLIDYYSRKGILKSIEGSGSIDDIFNGICEIVDPLNK, encoded by the coding sequence ATGAGGCTTGTATTATTAGGCGCGCCGGGTGCAGGAAAGGGAACTCAGGCTAAGAAGCTCATTGAAAAGTATAGAATTCCTCAGATCTCTACAGGCGATATACTTAGAAAATCCGTAGCAGACGGAACACCTCTTGGAAAAGAAGCAAAATCATATATGGACAAGGGCGAACTTGTGCCCGATTCAGTAGTTATCGGCCTTGTTAAGGACAGGCTTGCGCAGGACGACTGTAAAAAGGGATATATCCTTGACGGCTTCCCGAGAAACACGTCACAGGCTCAAGAGCTTGATAAGGTTCTTGCCAATATGGCCCCGCTTGATCTTGCACTGAGCGTAGATGTTGACAGGGATGATCTGCTGAGGAGGCTTACCGGCAGGAGGACTTGCAGAGACTGCCAGCAAATGTATAATATCTACTTCTCAACTCCGATGAAGGGCAAATGCGACAAGTGCGGCGGAGACCTCTATCAGAGGGATGATGATAAGGAAGAGACGATCAAGAACAGGCTCGAAATATATGATGCGCAGACAGCCCCTCTTATTGACTATTATTCCCGCAAAGGGATTTTGAAGAGCATTGAAGGTTCAGGAAGCATTGACGATATATTCAACGGCATCTGTGAAATAGTTGACCCACTAAATAAATAA
- the sat gene encoding sulfate adenylyltransferase — translation MIKPHGSDELNPLFVYDSAQNEALQKEAEGLASIVVSSAAAANAVMLGAGYFNPLTGYMNKADALSVANNMKTASGLFWPTPVLNLVKNAGSIKAGDRIALKDPNVEGNPVLAVMDVKAVEEFSDADMELISEKVYRPNHKEAHPGVDAFNAEGKVCLSGPIKVLNFSYFSSEFPDTFRTAVEIRNEIKERGWEKVVAFQTRNPMHLAHEELCHMAMKRLGCDGLVIHMLLGKLKKGDIPAPVRDAAIRKMVELYFPKNSAMVTGYGFDMLYAGPREGVLHAVFRQNMGATHFIVGRDHAGVGDHYGAFDAQTIFDNEVPAGALKIEIFKADHTAYSKKLDKVVMMCEAPDHKKEDFVLLSGTKVREMLGQGIAPPKEFSRPEVADILIKYYQSIDK, via the coding sequence TTGATCAAACCACATGGTTCAGACGAGCTGAACCCGCTATTTGTATATGACTCGGCTCAAAATGAAGCCCTGCAGAAAGAGGCTGAAGGACTGGCTTCTATTGTTGTGAGCTCAGCTGCCGCAGCTAATGCAGTTATGTTGGGGGCTGGTTACTTCAACCCGTTAACAGGCTACATGAATAAAGCTGATGCGTTGTCTGTTGCCAACAATATGAAAACAGCATCCGGCCTGTTCTGGCCTACCCCGGTCTTAAACCTGGTTAAAAACGCAGGTTCAATAAAGGCAGGCGACCGCATTGCGCTGAAAGATCCGAATGTTGAAGGCAATCCTGTATTGGCTGTTATGGATGTGAAAGCGGTTGAAGAGTTCAGCGATGCGGATATGGAGCTTATATCTGAAAAAGTTTACCGTCCTAATCATAAGGAAGCACATCCGGGTGTTGATGCATTCAACGCCGAGGGCAAAGTCTGCCTTTCAGGGCCGATCAAGGTTCTTAATTTCTCTTATTTCAGCAGTGAGTTCCCGGACACCTTCCGTACCGCAGTTGAAATTCGTAACGAGATCAAAGAGCGCGGCTGGGAGAAGGTTGTTGCCTTCCAGACCCGTAACCCGATGCATCTGGCCCACGAAGAACTTTGCCACATGGCAATGAAGCGCTTAGGCTGCGATGGCCTGGTCATTCACATGCTGCTTGGTAAATTGAAAAAGGGAGATATCCCTGCTCCTGTTCGTGATGCTGCTATCCGTAAAATGGTTGAGCTGTACTTCCCGAAGAACAGCGCAATGGTCACCGGTTACGGCTTTGATATGCTTTATGCCGGCCCGCGTGAAGGCGTTCTTCATGCTGTATTCCGTCAGAACATGGGAGCAACTCACTTCATAGTCGGACGTGACCATGCAGGCGTTGGTGATCACTACGGTGCATTTGATGCGCAGACCATCTTTGATAATGAGGTTCCTGCAGGCGCTCTTAAGATCGAAATATTCAAAGCTGACCACACCGCATACTCGAAGAAACTGGACAAGGTTGTGATGATGTGTGAGGCTCCTGATCATAAGAAAGAAGACTTTGTTCTGCTTTCAGGCACTAAAGTTCGTGAAATGTTAGGCCAGGGTATTGCACCGCCTAAAGAATTTTCACGCCCTGAAGTAGCTGACATTCTGATCAAATATTACCAGAGTATTGATAAATAA
- the aprB gene encoding adenylyl-sulfate reductase subunit beta → MPSFVIAEKCDGCKAQDKTACQYICPNDLMALNRDLMKAFNQEPEQCWECYNCVKICPQQAIEIRGYQDFCPIGGNVIPMRGTDSIMWTVKFRNGLLKRFKFPIRTTEESSIDPYAGKPEVDMSKIKNIGFFNYEARKE, encoded by the coding sequence ATGCCAAGTTTTGTTATTGCTGAGAAATGCGATGGATGCAAAGCGCAGGATAAGACAGCATGTCAGTACATCTGTCCTAATGACCTCATGGCCCTTAACAGGGATCTCATGAAGGCCTTCAATCAGGAGCCGGAACAGTGCTGGGAGTGCTACAACTGTGTAAAGATCTGCCCACAACAGGCGATCGAGATCAGGGGTTACCAGGACTTCTGTCCAATCGGAGGTAATGTTATACCGATGAGGGGAACTGACTCTATCATGTGGACGGTAAAGTTCAGGAACGGGCTTCTCAAGAGGTTCAAGTTCCCGATCAGGACAACAGAAGAGTCTTCTATTGATCCGTATGCCGGCAAACCTGAAGTTGACATGTCAAAGATTAAAAATATCGGCTTCTTTAACTACGAAGCCAGAAAGGAATAA
- the aprA gene encoding adenylyl-sulfate reductase subunit alpha: MEKETCTFSYCAKPEIVEHDTDLLLIGGGMACCGSAYEATKWAASNKFKVTMVDKAATDRSGAVAMGLSAINTYIGENKCEDYVRYVRADLMGITRDDLVYDLGRHVDDSVHLFEEWGLPIWKKGDDGFSLDGFQAKDAGKKSLKDGGTPVRSGKWQIMINGESYKAIVAEAAKKALEINRVATGVAQNHFERVFIVRLFKDKNDPKRVAAAVGFSVRENKMYIFRAKAMVLAAGGAVNCFRPRSTKEGQGRAWYPVWNSGSGYALGMQAGAQLTLMENRFVPARFKDGYGPVGAWFLFFKAKATNSLGEDYCLNEEYLAEARAKYGKYVDKMGTAIRNHLMMKDMKAGKGPIIMRTDEAMAAINKTFIDQLGEKEGKKKVKHLESEAWEDFLDMCIGQAGLWACKNIEPDKSPSEIMPTEPYLLGSHAGCAGFWCSGPGDIPGTPESWSWGYNRMSTVPGLFMCGDICGASGHKFSSGSHAEGRIAAKAAIAYLIDNPGYTPVTRRTADEMAAELYMPFEVYEKHKTYSTDPKINPNYIKPDMLQTRLQKIADEYMGGISTWYMTSKTMLDEGLKQLTMLKEDSAKMGAANLHELMRCWENYHRILSLEAHARHILYREETRYPGYYYRGDHDFIDDVNWKVFTLSTYSMETGEFTMSKTDHKNLFAD, from the coding sequence ATGGAAAAAGAGACTTGTACATTTTCGTATTGCGCAAAACCTGAAATTGTAGAGCATGATACAGACCTGCTCCTTATCGGCGGCGGTATGGCTTGCTGCGGATCAGCTTATGAAGCTACAAAATGGGCTGCATCAAACAAGTTCAAGGTCACAATGGTCGACAAGGCAGCGACAGACAGAAGCGGCGCTGTTGCAATGGGCCTTTCAGCTATCAATACATACATCGGTGAGAACAAATGTGAAGACTATGTCAGATACGTAAGGGCTGACCTTATGGGCATCACCAGAGACGATCTCGTATATGACCTTGGAAGGCACGTTGATGACAGCGTTCACCTTTTTGAGGAGTGGGGACTTCCTATATGGAAGAAGGGCGATGACGGCTTTTCACTTGACGGCTTTCAGGCAAAAGATGCAGGAAAGAAGTCATTAAAGGACGGCGGCACACCAGTAAGATCAGGCAAATGGCAGATCATGATCAACGGCGAGTCTTACAAGGCTATCGTTGCTGAGGCAGCCAAGAAGGCGCTTGAGATCAACAGGGTTGCAACCGGCGTTGCACAGAATCACTTTGAGAGGGTATTCATAGTCAGGCTCTTCAAAGACAAGAACGACCCCAAGAGGGTTGCGGCAGCAGTTGGTTTCAGCGTAAGAGAGAACAAGATGTACATATTCAGGGCAAAGGCTATGGTTCTTGCCGCAGGCGGAGCTGTTAACTGTTTCAGGCCGAGATCTACCAAGGAAGGCCAGGGCAGGGCATGGTACCCGGTATGGAACTCAGGTTCAGGTTACGCGCTCGGTATGCAGGCAGGCGCACAGCTTACCCTGATGGAGAACAGATTCGTACCAGCGAGATTCAAGGATGGTTACGGCCCTGTTGGAGCATGGTTCCTCTTCTTCAAGGCTAAAGCTACAAACAGCCTTGGTGAAGATTACTGTTTAAATGAGGAGTACCTTGCTGAGGCAAGAGCAAAATACGGCAAGTACGTTGACAAGATGGGCACCGCTATCAGAAATCACCTGATGATGAAAGACATGAAGGCAGGCAAGGGCCCGATCATCATGAGAACTGATGAGGCGATGGCAGCTATCAACAAGACCTTTATTGACCAGCTTGGCGAGAAAGAAGGCAAGAAGAAGGTCAAGCATCTTGAGTCTGAGGCATGGGAAGACTTCCTCGATATGTGTATCGGACAGGCCGGACTTTGGGCTTGCAAGAACATTGAGCCTGACAAATCCCCTTCAGAGATCATGCCGACCGAGCCGTATCTTCTCGGTTCTCATGCAGGCTGTGCAGGATTCTGGTGTTCAGGCCCCGGCGACATACCGGGAACTCCTGAGTCATGGTCCTGGGGCTACAACAGGATGTCAACCGTTCCGGGCCTCTTTATGTGCGGCGATATCTGCGGCGCGTCAGGCCACAAGTTCTCATCAGGTTCTCATGCAGAGGGCAGGATAGCAGCAAAGGCTGCAATAGCATACCTCATCGACAATCCGGGTTATACACCTGTAACAAGGCGTACAGCTGACGAGATGGCAGCAGAGCTTTATATGCCTTTTGAGGTCTATGAGAAGCACAAAACATACTCAACAGATCCTAAGATCAACCCGAACTACATCAAGCCTGACATGCTTCAGACAAGGCTTCAAAAAATAGCTGATGAGTACATGGGCGGAATCTCAACATGGTACATGACATCCAAGACCATGCTTGACGAAGGATTGAAGCAGCTCACAATGCTCAAAGAGGACTCAGCAAAGATGGGCGCTGCAAACCTTCATGAGCTGATGAGATGCTGGGAGAACTATCACAGGATACTCTCACTTGAAGCGCATGCCCGCCACATCCTCTACAGAGAGGAGACCAGGTACCCTGGTTACTACTACAGAGGCGACCATGACTTCATTGATGATGTTAACTGGAAGGTATTTACCCTCTCCACATACAGCATGGAGACCGGTGAGTTCACAATGTCAAAGACGGATCACAAGAATCTGTTCGCAGATTAA
- a CDS encoding CoB--CoM heterodisulfide reductase iron-sulfur subunit A family protein — protein MSEQANTILVVGGGISGLTTATEAAEAGYNVVIVEKSPYLGGRVSRMNKYFPKLCPPSCGLEINYRRLKFNPRITYYTLAQIERIEGTAGNFNVSVQLNPRYVNDKCVACNECVAVCPVEVPNDVNAGLDKRKAIYIPFEQSFPFQYAIDAASCKKAECGKCADVCKYGAIDINMKPKVIEVNAGAIVLATGWDPYDASKIENLGFGTSPNIITNVMMERLASFTGPTQGKLLRPSDNKEVKSVAFVQCAGSRDENHLAFCSAVCCMASLKQATYVREQYPDSKAYMFYIDIRTPGTSYERFLNKIKDDTNISLIKGKVAKVESDPATGDIIVTAEDILAGGKVKVRVDLCVLATGMVPTVGNVKLPDSVTVNEHGFVVPGKDEHGIFAVGCSKNPADVAKSVQDSTAAALKAIQIIRRNS, from the coding sequence ATGTCAGAACAAGCAAATACAATTCTGGTTGTCGGAGGCGGGATCAGCGGGCTCACGACAGCTACCGAGGCGGCAGAGGCCGGCTATAATGTTGTTATAGTCGAAAAGTCACCGTATCTCGGAGGCAGGGTCTCCAGGATGAACAAGTACTTTCCAAAGCTCTGCCCCCCGTCATGCGGCCTTGAGATCAACTACAGAAGGCTCAAGTTCAATCCCAGGATCACCTATTACACACTCGCGCAGATCGAGCGCATAGAAGGAACCGCAGGCAACTTCAATGTGTCGGTACAGCTCAACCCCCGTTATGTCAATGACAAATGCGTAGCGTGCAATGAGTGTGTTGCAGTATGTCCTGTTGAAGTGCCGAATGATGTTAATGCCGGCCTTGACAAGAGGAAGGCAATATACATCCCGTTTGAACAGTCATTCCCGTTCCAGTACGCTATCGATGCCGCTTCTTGCAAAAAGGCTGAGTGCGGAAAATGCGCCGATGTCTGCAAATATGGCGCTATCGATATAAACATGAAGCCTAAGGTCATTGAGGTCAACGCCGGTGCAATAGTCCTTGCAACAGGCTGGGATCCGTACGACGCTTCGAAGATAGAGAATCTCGGTTTCGGCACAAGCCCCAATATCATTACCAATGTGATGATGGAGAGGCTTGCTTCATTTACAGGGCCTACCCAGGGCAAACTGCTCAGGCCTTCAGATAACAAAGAGGTAAAGTCAGTAGCCTTTGTACAGTGCGCAGGATCAAGAGATGAGAACCACCTCGCATTCTGTTCAGCTGTCTGCTGCATGGCATCGCTCAAACAGGCAACATATGTGAGGGAGCAGTATCCCGACTCAAAGGCATACATGTTCTATATAGACATACGCACACCGGGAACATCATACGAGAGGTTCCTGAATAAGATAAAGGATGATACGAATATTTCTCTGATTAAGGGCAAGGTCGCAAAGGTGGAGTCAGATCCCGCCACAGGCGACATCATAGTAACTGCTGAAGATATCCTTGCCGGAGGCAAGGTCAAGGTTCGGGTTGACCTATGTGTGCTTGCAACAGGAATGGTCCCGACCGTTGGAAATGTTAAACTTCCTGATTCTGTGACCGTCAATGAGCACGGTTTCGTAGTCCCGGGGAAGGATGAGCACGGCATCTTTGCAGTGGGCTGCTCTAAAAATCCGGCAGATGTAGCAAAGTCTGTTCAGGATTCCACTGCCGCAGCGCTCAAGGCCATCCAGATAATAAGGAGGAACTCCTGA
- a CDS encoding FAD-dependent oxidoreductase: MEKKIGLYICKGCEIADAVDVDKLVKVGEKEYKVPVIKTHDILCSQEGIDTIKNDISGEGVNTVLIAACSPRAKHKEFTFPGTVVERANIREFVSWTQEHKTEETQALAEDYIRMGVTRAQNSELAEPFMLEELNKDILVIGGGVTGMSSALGAADAGYKVTLVEKAAELGGWAAKMHKQLPQTSPFEDLEESGIKTTIDRVKSHGNIEVFTSSEIEKIAGFPGLYDVSIKTAGGTTQKKAGSVVMAAGWRPYDASKLSHLGYGNPNVITNVEMEAMAKKGKIVRPSDGKEATRVAFIQCAGSRDADHLKYCSSYCCQTSLKQAAYVRESNQDAIAYILYKDIRTPGQYELFYKKMQNDPGVMLTKGDVTGVSESGGKLYVDVKNTLLGEDVRIEADLVVLATGMVPNTRIDVEELADWKVRSDEKLVASGGKADPNAKIEPHKIPNILRLDYKQGPELPLLEEAYGFTDSNYICFQYETRRTGIFTAGSIRQPMNMLGSIEDGLGAAMKAVQCVEATATGHAIHPRSWDQTYPEVNLQKCTSCKRCTEECPFGAIEEDAKGTPFHKMSRCRRCGTCLGSCPERVINFKDFSIKMISNMMKNVDVPEEGLRLLALVCENDAYPALDAIAKQRKRISPAIRFIPVRCLGNLNLAWIADALSKGIDGMLLLGCKFGENYQCHFIKGSELANERLGKLQETLGRLQLEPERVELVQLSISDYDRLPEILNTYVEKLEGFDPNPFKEF, encoded by the coding sequence ATGGAAAAGAAGATCGGATTATATATATGCAAAGGCTGCGAAATAGCCGATGCTGTAGATGTAGATAAGCTTGTTAAAGTAGGTGAGAAGGAGTACAAGGTACCGGTAATAAAGACCCATGATATCCTCTGCAGCCAGGAAGGTATCGACACTATAAAGAATGATATAAGCGGCGAGGGCGTAAATACAGTCCTTATCGCTGCCTGCTCACCGCGTGCCAAGCATAAAGAGTTCACATTCCCGGGCACCGTTGTTGAGAGAGCGAATATCAGAGAGTTTGTATCATGGACACAGGAGCATAAGACAGAAGAGACGCAGGCTTTGGCTGAAGACTATATCAGAATGGGCGTGACAAGGGCGCAGAACAGCGAGCTTGCTGAGCCGTTCATGCTTGAGGAGCTTAATAAGGATATCCTTGTTATCGGCGGCGGCGTCACAGGCATGTCATCCGCTCTTGGAGCTGCTGATGCGGGATACAAGGTCACGCTTGTTGAGAAGGCGGCAGAGCTTGGAGGCTGGGCTGCAAAGATGCACAAACAGCTCCCTCAGACCTCGCCTTTTGAAGACCTTGAAGAGTCCGGCATCAAGACAACTATTGACAGGGTAAAATCACACGGAAATATAGAGGTATTTACATCCTCAGAGATAGAGAAGATAGCAGGCTTCCCCGGCCTTTATGACGTTTCAATAAAGACAGCAGGCGGAACTACACAGAAGAAGGCAGGTTCTGTTGTCATGGCAGCAGGCTGGAGGCCGTATGACGCAAGCAAGCTCAGCCATCTCGGTTACGGCAATCCGAATGTCATAACCAATGTTGAGATGGAGGCGATGGCAAAGAAGGGCAAGATAGTACGCCCATCTGACGGAAAAGAGGCAACCCGGGTGGCATTCATACAGTGCGCAGGTTCACGCGACGCTGACCACCTTAAATATTGTTCATCCTACTGCTGCCAGACCTCTCTCAAACAGGCGGCTTATGTACGGGAGAGCAACCAGGATGCGATAGCATATATTTTATATAAAGACATCCGGACACCGGGCCAGTACGAGCTCTTTTACAAGAAGATGCAGAACGATCCCGGAGTGATGCTCACAAAGGGAGATGTCACGGGCGTGAGCGAGTCAGGCGGCAAGCTTTATGTTGATGTTAAGAACACCCTGCTTGGCGAGGACGTGAGGATCGAGGCTGACCTTGTCGTGCTTGCAACAGGCATGGTTCCGAACACGAGGATAGATGTTGAAGAGCTTGCAGACTGGAAGGTCAGGTCTGACGAGAAGCTTGTTGCATCAGGCGGCAAGGCCGACCCGAATGCCAAGATTGAACCGCACAAGATACCTAACATACTTCGTCTTGATTACAAACAGGGCCCTGAGCTTCCGCTGCTTGAAGAGGCTTATGGATTTACGGATTCCAACTATATCTGTTTCCAGTATGAGACGCGCAGGACCGGCATCTTTACCGCAGGCAGCATAAGGCAGCCCATGAACATGCTCGGAAGCATTGAAGACGGGCTTGGCGCTGCAATGAAGGCGGTACAGTGTGTCGAGGCTACTGCGACAGGCCATGCCATTCACCCGAGATCATGGGATCAGACATACCCTGAGGTAAACCTTCAGAAGTGTACCTCATGCAAGAGGTGTACAGAGGAATGCCCGTTCGGAGCTATTGAAGAAGACGCAAAGGGAACTCCGTTCCACAAGATGTCCAGATGCCGCAGATGCGGCACATGTCTGGGATCCTGCCCTGAGCGCGTTATCAACTTCAAGGACTTCAGCATCAAGATGATATCAAACATGATGAAGAATGTGGATGTGCCTGAAGAAGGGCTTAGGCTGCTTGCGCTTGTATGTGAGAATGACGCATATCCTGCGCTTGACGCGATCGCAAAACAGAGGAAGAGGATCTCTCCGGCGATAAGGTTTATCCCTGTAAGATGTCTCGGCAACCTGAACCTTGCGTGGATAGCAGATGCATTATCAAAGGGAATTGACGGCATGCTTCTTCTCGGCTGCAAGTTCGGCGAGAATTACCAGTGCCACTTTATAAAGGGCAGCGAGCTTGCAAATGAGAGGCTCGGAAAGCTTCAGGAGACGCTCGGAAGGCTTCAGCTTGAGCCTGAGAGGGTTGAACTCGTTCAGCTTTCAATATCAGACTATGACAGGCTTCCTGAGATATTGAATACTTATGTGGAGAAGCTTGAAGGTTTTGATCCGAATCCGTTTAAGGAATTTTAG
- the qmoC gene encoding quinone-interacting membrane-bound oxidoreductase complex subunit QmoC: MSEATLIKPDLDFVKGIMASGGESLKKCYQCATCSVVCNVTPDKNPFPRKEMIWAQWGLKEKFIGNPDVWLCHQCNDCTAFCPRGAKPGEVLGAIRKQTISQYSKPGFLVNIVNNKALVWLIFLIPALLLGLVLSADGTFIPTEGELIFSSFASTFQIQMVFVPAFMFGAIVGLLGMMSFFSDMKKANGVSSGDLMGSIMAMAGDILSHSKFKSCDVSKDRYLSHLFVFFSFILLGIATTIGVLYIDVLHIDSPFELFGTGAPVKVFGLAGAIGLFLGVALMIKNRYANAAKVGLGSYFDWILITIIGVIMASGILSWVTRVAGIREIAYSVYFIHLVFILSLFIYLPYSKLAHIYYRSAAICFNKYSGREKK, translated from the coding sequence ATGTCAGAAGCAACTTTAATAAAACCTGATCTTGATTTTGTAAAAGGCATCATGGCCTCAGGCGGCGAGTCACTGAAGAAGTGCTACCAGTGCGCGACCTGCTCGGTCGTATGCAATGTAACCCCTGACAAGAACCCGTTCCCGAGAAAAGAGATGATCTGGGCGCAGTGGGGGCTGAAAGAAAAGTTCATAGGCAACCCTGACGTATGGCTCTGCCACCAGTGCAATGACTGTACCGCATTCTGCCCGAGGGGCGCAAAACCCGGCGAGGTGCTCGGCGCGATAAGGAAGCAGACCATTTCTCAGTATTCAAAGCCCGGCTTTCTTGTCAATATCGTAAACAACAAGGCGCTTGTATGGCTCATATTCCTTATACCCGCCTTACTGCTCGGGCTCGTACTTTCAGCAGACGGGACTTTTATCCCGACTGAAGGAGAGCTTATATTCAGCAGCTTTGCTTCGACCTTTCAGATACAGATGGTCTTTGTGCCTGCCTTTATGTTCGGCGCGATAGTAGGGCTGCTCGGCATGATGAGTTTCTTCAGCGATATGAAGAAGGCAAACGGCGTATCATCAGGCGATCTCATGGGCAGCATCATGGCGATGGCAGGCGATATATTAAGCCACAGCAAGTTCAAATCATGCGATGTGAGCAAGGACAGGTACCTCTCTCACCTTTTTGTCTTTTTCAGTTTTATACTGCTTGGGATCGCCACAACCATCGGGGTTCTCTATATTGATGTACTGCATATAGATTCTCCTTTTGAATTGTTTGGAACAGGCGCCCCTGTCAAGGTCTTCGGTCTTGCCGGCGCAATAGGCCTTTTCTTAGGCGTTGCTCTTATGATAAAGAACAGATATGCAAATGCCGCAAAGGTTGGGCTTGGAAGCTATTTTGACTGGATCCTTATAACGATCATTGGCGTCATCATGGCATCGGGCATACTTTCATGGGTCACCAGGGTAGCAGGCATCAGGGAGATCGCTTACTCTGTTTATTTTATTCACCTTGTATTTATCTTATCACTGTTTATCTATCTTCCGTACTCAAAGCTCGCGCACATATACTACAGGAGCGCAGCGATTTGCTTTAACAAGTATTCAGGAAGAGAGAAGAAATAA